One genomic region from Desulfallas thermosapovorans DSM 6562 encodes:
- the ypeB gene encoding germination protein YpeB, with product MRKWFAALGILAAAALGIGYWGYQEHNSKLALQTVINNSYQRAFYNLTDHVQTMEVLLGKSLVLADPEKSEQFFEEIWQQANQALDSLTQLPVGDAVLGRTSKFITQLGDYSNMLARQVDEGKPLTPEQWDTLNRLYNQASELNKELNNIHAGMADGSLNLYELAVAGTSRLARQGQKLASDNFQTIDRQMQAYPTLIYDGPFSDHLEQGKARGITGENISQARAKSIAMQYYDNPGDVNVVAQVTGEVDGNIRAHRVEIARRQGGKVVGEPAVADVSIQGGHLIWMVIPRSVDEANWSIDQAQSRAAEYLKDRGYKNMQLSYHQRNDHTVTFNYALKQDGVIIYPDLVKVTVALDNGQVVAFDARSYLMSHHPRKLARPKVTERQARLLVSDRLNIEGTGRLAVIPVGVEDEILTWEFKGTRGNETYLVYINALTGDEENVLRLVKSAGGELTL from the coding sequence GTGAGAAAATGGTTTGCCGCGCTCGGGATACTGGCTGCTGCTGCCCTTGGCATAGGCTACTGGGGTTACCAGGAACATAATTCCAAACTGGCCTTGCAGACGGTTATAAACAATAGCTACCAGCGGGCATTTTATAATTTGACCGACCATGTGCAAACCATGGAGGTTTTACTGGGTAAAAGTTTGGTCCTGGCGGACCCGGAAAAAAGTGAACAGTTTTTTGAAGAAATTTGGCAGCAAGCCAACCAGGCGCTGGACAGCCTGACCCAGCTGCCGGTGGGAGATGCCGTATTGGGACGGACGAGCAAGTTTATTACCCAACTGGGGGACTACTCCAACATGCTGGCCCGGCAGGTGGACGAGGGTAAACCCCTCACTCCCGAGCAGTGGGATACGTTGAACCGGCTTTATAATCAGGCATCGGAGCTGAATAAGGAATTGAACAATATTCATGCCGGCATGGCTGACGGAAGTTTAAACCTTTATGAGCTGGCCGTGGCCGGAACAAGCCGCCTGGCCCGGCAGGGTCAAAAACTGGCCAGCGACAACTTCCAAACCATAGACCGGCAAATGCAGGCCTACCCTACCCTTATTTATGACGGCCCCTTTTCGGATCACCTGGAACAGGGTAAGGCCCGCGGTATAACCGGTGAAAATATCAGCCAGGCCAGGGCAAAATCCATAGCCATGCAATATTATGATAATCCCGGGGATGTGAATGTTGTAGCCCAGGTAACCGGTGAGGTGGATGGCAATATCCGGGCCCACCGGGTGGAAATAGCCCGGCGCCAGGGGGGCAAAGTGGTGGGAGAACCGGCAGTGGCCGATGTTTCCATACAGGGGGGGCATCTGATCTGGATGGTCATCCCCCGCAGCGTAGACGAGGCCAACTGGAGCATAGACCAAGCCCAGTCTCGGGCCGCGGAATATTTAAAGGACCGGGGCTACAAAAATATGCAACTCAGCTACCACCAGCGCAACGACCATACAGTAACCTTTAATTATGCCCTCAAGCAAGACGGGGTCATCATCTACCCGGATTTGGTCAAGGTGACGGTGGCTTTGGATAATGGCCAGGTGGTAGCCTTTGATGCCCGGAGTTACTTAATGTCGCATCACCCGCGCAAACTGGCCAGGCCGAAGGTAACGGAGCGCCAGGCCCGCCTGCTGGTCAGTGACAGGCTGAACATAGAGGGTACGGGTCGGCTGGCTGTTATCCCGGTGGGGGTGGAGGATGAAATACTAACCTGGGAATTCAAGGGTACCCGGGGAAATGAGACATACCTGGTGTATATTAACGCGCTCACCGGAGATGAGGAAAATGTGCTCCGACTGGTGAAGAGCGCCGGTGGCGAACTTACCCTGTAA
- a CDS encoding Lrp/AsnC family transcriptional regulator has product MVLDNITRQILELLEDNAKLAPEEIAVMLDIDVAEVQGIIRELEDKKAILSYMTLINWEKVGEEKVSALIEVRITPQRDVGFDAVAERIYRFPEVRSMRLMSGTYDLAVFLEGRSMKEVSHFVSTKLATIEGVVSTTTHFVLKTYKQDGVIMEDGEEDRRLMISP; this is encoded by the coding sequence ATGGTGTTGGACAATATTACCAGACAAATATTGGAGTTGCTCGAGGATAACGCCAAACTGGCACCGGAGGAAATCGCGGTCATGCTCGATATTGACGTGGCCGAGGTGCAGGGCATTATCAGGGAATTGGAGGACAAAAAAGCCATCCTCAGTTATATGACGCTGATTAACTGGGAAAAGGTGGGCGAAGAAAAGGTCAGTGCATTAATTGAGGTGCGTATCACCCCCCAGCGGGATGTCGGCTTCGATGCCGTGGCCGAGCGCATCTACCGGTTCCCGGAAGTGCGCAGTATGCGCCTCATGAGCGGCACATACGATTTGGCGGTTTTTTTGGAAGGCCGCAGCATGAAAGAAGTATCCCATTTTGTATCCACCAAGCTGGCTACCATTGAAGGCGTGGTCAGCACCACCACACATTTTGTCCTGAAAACATATAAACAGGACGGGGTAATAATGGAAGATGGTGAGGAAGACAGGAGGCTGATGATTTCCCCATGA
- a CDS encoding aminotransferase class I/II-fold pyridoxal phosphate-dependent enzyme: protein MTQTNWSDKVNPVVRNLPPSGIRKFFDLVAETRGVISLGVGEPDFVTPWHIREACIYSLEKGYTMYTSNWGLLELREAVAADLARTYNVNYNPRNEILITVGVSEALDLAMRVLLQPGDEVLIPEPSYVSYAPCTTLAGGVPVFMPTGMENGFRISAEQVQASITPRTKVLLLCYPNNPTGAVMDREELAKIAEVAVANDLMVISDEIYDRLTYTGRHTCMSSLPGMRERTVLLNGFSKAYAMTGWRVGYAAGHPEIIGAMTKIHQYSMLCTSITAQMAALEALKNGQPGMRRMVEHYNRRRHLVVQSFKDMGLPCFEPGGAFYAFPQVTGTGLTSEEFAEQLLKQEQVALVPGNAFGGSGEGFVRVSYAASIDDLSEAFRRMTRFVRRCGVRPRVISAPVKISGSQSARIEGICQTI, encoded by the coding sequence ATGACGCAAACAAACTGGTCGGATAAAGTCAACCCGGTGGTCCGTAATTTACCGCCCTCGGGTATCAGAAAATTCTTTGATTTGGTGGCCGAGACCAGGGGCGTAATTTCCCTGGGGGTGGGCGAGCCTGATTTTGTAACCCCCTGGCATATCCGGGAGGCCTGCATTTATTCCCTGGAAAAGGGCTACACCATGTACACCTCCAACTGGGGGCTGTTGGAACTGCGGGAAGCCGTGGCTGCCGATCTTGCCCGCACCTATAACGTTAACTATAACCCCCGGAACGAAATACTGATCACCGTGGGGGTCAGTGAAGCGCTGGATTTGGCCATGCGTGTACTGCTACAGCCCGGGGACGAGGTGTTGATACCTGAACCCTCCTACGTATCTTACGCCCCCTGCACCACCCTGGCCGGTGGGGTACCCGTATTTATGCCCACCGGGATGGAAAACGGGTTCCGTATTTCGGCGGAGCAGGTGCAGGCTTCCATTACCCCCCGGACCAAGGTTTTATTGTTGTGCTATCCCAATAACCCCACCGGCGCTGTGATGGACCGGGAGGAACTGGCCAAAATCGCCGAAGTGGCGGTGGCAAACGACCTGATGGTGATCTCCGATGAAATCTATGACCGGTTGACCTATACCGGCCGGCACACCTGTATGTCGTCACTGCCCGGTATGCGGGAGCGCACCGTGCTGCTCAACGGTTTCAGCAAAGCCTATGCCATGACGGGCTGGCGAGTTGGCTACGCCGCCGGTCATCCCGAAATTATCGGTGCCATGACTAAAATACACCAGTATTCCATGCTGTGTACCTCCATCACCGCCCAGATGGCCGCGCTGGAGGCCCTGAAAAACGGCCAGCCCGGCATGCGCCGGATGGTGGAGCACTATAACCGCCGCCGTCACCTGGTGGTGCAATCCTTCAAGGATATGGGGTTGCCCTGTTTTGAGCCCGGCGGAGCCTTTTACGCCTTTCCCCAGGTAACCGGGACCGGCCTTACCAGCGAGGAGTTCGCCGAGCAATTGCTTAAACAGGAGCAGGTGGCCCTGGTGCCCGGCAACGCCTTCGGCGGGTCCGGCGAAGGTTTTGTAAGGGTTTCCTATGCCGCCTCCATTGACGATTTGAGCGAGGCTTTCCGGCGCATGACCCGTTTTGTACGCCGCTGTGGTGTACGGCCCAGGGTAATCTCCGCACCGGTAAAAATTTCAGGCAGTCAAAGTGCCCGGATTGAAGGAATTTGTCAAACAATATAG
- the iorA gene encoding indolepyruvate ferredoxin oxidoreductase subunit alpha produces the protein MKELLSGNAAIARGAYEYGITLAAGYPGTPSTEILETLSRYEGIYSEWAPNEKVALEVGIGAAMAGARALVTMKHVGVNVAADPLFTVAYTGVNGGLVLVSADDPGMHSSQNEQDNRYYARFAKIALLEPSDSQEAKDMVGLALTISEQYDIPVMLRTTTRVAHSQSMVELGEPVAREIKPYQRDVKKNLMVPAFGRLRRVSLAQRMARLAEYSENTPVNFIVPGSDKIGVITSGISYQLVREVLPEAAVLKLGMTNPLPVGLIKKFAAQVQTLYVVEELEPYLEEQIRMLGIKVTGKEIFPDTGEFDQGLLRRCLAKAGVLPAPAGQEEMLAGLPQAPPRPPVLCAGCPHRGVFYTLRRLKLTVTGDIGCYTLGGLPPLEGIDSCVCMGASIGMAHGIDKAIPELRGRTVAVIGDSTFLHSGITGLLNAVYNNSDSTVIILDNRTTAMTGHQDHPATGRNLMGHEAPEVDITMLCRSLGVKRVEVVDPLDISRLQEVIKAETAAPGPSVIIARRPCALLKREVRPAVTVDQDKCTGCKTCLRLSCPAISVIENKALVDAGACVGCNLCVQVCKTGAIQGGQADA, from the coding sequence TTGAAGGAATTGCTTTCCGGCAACGCTGCCATTGCCAGGGGAGCCTATGAATATGGCATTACCCTGGCCGCGGGTTACCCGGGCACACCCAGTACGGAAATTCTGGAAACCCTGTCCCGCTACGAAGGGATTTACAGCGAATGGGCACCTAACGAAAAGGTGGCCCTGGAAGTGGGCATCGGTGCCGCCATGGCCGGTGCCCGGGCGCTGGTGACCATGAAACACGTGGGGGTCAATGTGGCCGCCGACCCGTTGTTCACCGTAGCCTATACCGGTGTCAACGGGGGGTTGGTGCTGGTTTCAGCCGATGACCCCGGCATGCACAGCTCACAAAACGAACAGGACAACCGCTATTACGCCCGGTTTGCCAAAATCGCGCTATTGGAACCTTCGGACAGCCAGGAGGCCAAGGACATGGTGGGGTTGGCCCTTACCATCAGCGAGCAGTACGACATTCCTGTAATGCTGCGCACCACCACCCGGGTAGCCCACTCCCAGAGCATGGTGGAACTGGGCGAGCCGGTGGCCCGGGAAATAAAGCCATACCAACGGGACGTCAAGAAAAACCTGATGGTACCCGCCTTCGGCCGCCTGCGCCGGGTCAGCCTGGCCCAAAGGATGGCCAGGCTGGCGGAATATAGTGAAAACACTCCGGTGAACTTTATTGTCCCGGGGAGTGATAAAATAGGTGTCATCACCAGCGGGATCAGCTATCAACTGGTCAGGGAAGTACTACCCGAAGCTGCAGTGCTTAAACTGGGCATGACCAACCCGCTACCCGTGGGATTGATTAAAAAGTTCGCCGCCCAGGTCCAGACCCTGTATGTGGTGGAAGAACTGGAACCATACCTGGAGGAACAAATCCGCATGCTGGGCATTAAAGTGACCGGCAAGGAAATATTCCCGGATACCGGCGAATTTGACCAGGGTTTGCTGCGGCGCTGCCTGGCCAAAGCCGGGGTGCTGCCCGCTCCGGCCGGGCAGGAGGAGATGCTGGCCGGCCTGCCCCAGGCGCCCCCCCGCCCGCCGGTATTGTGCGCGGGCTGCCCGCACCGTGGTGTGTTTTATACCCTGCGGCGGCTTAAACTAACCGTCACCGGTGACATCGGCTGCTATACCCTGGGCGGTCTACCGCCCCTGGAGGGGATCGACAGCTGCGTATGCATGGGGGCCAGCATTGGCATGGCCCACGGCATTGACAAGGCGATTCCGGAGCTAAGGGGGCGCACCGTTGCCGTTATCGGCGATTCCACCTTCCTGCACTCGGGTATCACCGGACTTTTGAACGCGGTTTACAATAACAGTGACAGCACCGTAATTATATTGGACAACCGTACCACCGCCATGACGGGGCACCAGGACCACCCGGCCACCGGCCGCAACCTGATGGGCCACGAGGCCCCCGAAGTGGACATAACCATGCTGTGCCGGTCCCTGGGGGTAAAAAGGGTGGAAGTGGTGGATCCCCTGGATATATCCCGGCTGCAGGAAGTAATTAAGGCTGAAACAGCTGCGCCCGGCCCGTCGGTGATCATTGCCCGGCGCCCCTGCGCCCTGCTCAAGCGGGAAGTGAGGCCGGCCGTTACGGTGGATCAGGACAAGTGCACCGGGTGCAAAACCTGCCTGAGACTGAGCTGCCCGGCTATTTCGGTCATTGAAAATAAAGCTTTGGTGGATGCAGGGGCCTGCGTGGGCTGCAATTTATGCGTGCAGGTATGTAAAACCGGGGCAATCCAAGGGGGTCAGGCTGATGCTTAA
- a CDS encoding indolepyruvate oxidoreductase subunit beta produces the protein MLKPVDVLMVGVGGQGTILASKVLAAAARAAGYDIKVSEIHGMAQRGGSVVTQVRLGEKVYSPLISQGEADVILAFEELEALRWLAYLKPGGTLIINNQQIYPVPVLAGAAQYPENIIDQIKARGINVQVLEATKQAIACGNAKAANVVLLGALAQKLPIEEATWRQALAATVPPRFLEVNNAAFTAGFTAATGSGAGC, from the coding sequence ATGCTTAAACCGGTGGACGTTTTAATGGTAGGTGTGGGCGGTCAGGGTACCATTCTGGCCAGTAAAGTACTGGCCGCAGCGGCCCGGGCCGCCGGTTATGATATCAAGGTTTCCGAAATCCACGGCATGGCCCAGCGGGGCGGCAGTGTGGTCACCCAGGTGCGCCTGGGGGAAAAGGTATACTCGCCCCTGATTTCCCAGGGGGAAGCCGACGTTATTCTGGCCTTTGAAGAACTGGAGGCGCTGCGCTGGCTTGCCTATCTCAAACCGGGCGGTACACTGATCATCAACAACCAGCAGATTTACCCGGTACCCGTGCTGGCCGGTGCCGCCCAGTACCCGGAAAATATCATCGACCAAATTAAAGCCCGGGGGATAAATGTACAGGTGCTGGAAGCCACGAAACAAGCCATTGCATGCGGCAACGCCAAAGCGGCCAACGTGGTGTTGCTGGGCGCCCTGGCCCAAAAACTGCCCATCGAAGAAGCCACCTGGCGCCAGGCCCTGGCGGCCACCGTACCACCCCGCTTCCTGGAGGTAAACAACGCCGCCTTCACCGCCGGCTTTACCGCCGCCACGGGCTCCGGTGCCGGGTGTTGA
- the argS gene encoding arginine--tRNA ligase: protein MRAALEKALVEAVDKAVQAGELPPVELPDFVVEVPREREHGDFATNLAMLLPKQARMAPRKIAGVLVQYLPRTTRWLQHIDVAGPGFINFTLDPRWVLQAVPLAVERQSDYGRVQLGANKRVQVEFVSANPTGLLHMGNARGAALGDAIAAILDFAGWQVAREYYINDAGNQVENFALSLEARYLELLGREGEVPEGGYHGQDIIDTVRRYIEENGDKLLDVDRRVRLDTLARYALAEKISGIKKALADFGVHYDVWFSEQSLHDTGKVDGALQRLRERGFLYEQEGALWFKASAFGLEKDEVVVRKNGIPTYYAADIAYHMDKFDRGFDRVINVWGADHHGHVARMKGAIKALGYDPDALDVVLMQLVRLFSGGEIVRMSKRTGQFVTLEELVDEVGLDAARYFFIMRSADSHLDFDLDLARTQSNDNPVYYVQYAHARICSIFRQLAEQGGQPPRAGDVNLELLREEAELALARRLADFPEEVALAARQLAPHRIARYVHEVAGLLHSFYNVHRVITGDVELTSARLLLMEATRVVLRNALALLGVRAPEKM from the coding sequence ATGCGCGCGGCGCTTGAGAAAGCCCTGGTGGAGGCTGTGGATAAAGCGGTGCAGGCGGGGGAATTACCGCCGGTGGAATTGCCGGATTTTGTGGTGGAGGTCCCCCGGGAGCGGGAGCACGGGGATTTTGCCACCAACCTGGCCATGCTGCTGCCCAAACAAGCCCGCATGGCCCCGCGGAAAATTGCCGGGGTCCTGGTCCAGTACCTGCCCCGTACCACCCGCTGGCTGCAGCATATCGATGTAGCCGGCCCCGGTTTTATCAACTTTACCCTGGACCCCCGGTGGGTGCTTCAGGCGGTGCCGCTGGCGGTAGAGCGTCAATCCGACTACGGGCGGGTGCAGCTGGGGGCTAATAAAAGGGTGCAGGTGGAATTTGTCAGTGCCAATCCCACCGGTCTTTTGCACATGGGTAATGCCCGGGGTGCCGCCCTGGGGGATGCCATAGCGGCCATACTGGATTTCGCGGGCTGGCAGGTGGCCCGTGAGTATTACATTAATGACGCCGGTAACCAAGTAGAAAATTTCGCCCTTTCCCTGGAAGCCCGCTATTTAGAGCTGCTGGGCCGGGAAGGGGAAGTGCCCGAAGGGGGTTATCACGGGCAGGACATCATCGACACGGTGCGCCGTTACATAGAGGAAAACGGGGACAAACTGCTGGATGTTGACCGCCGGGTCCGGCTGGATACCCTGGCCCGGTATGCCCTGGCCGAAAAAATAAGTGGTATTAAAAAGGCCCTGGCTGATTTCGGGGTGCACTATGATGTGTGGTTTTCGGAACAGTCGCTCCATGATACCGGCAAGGTGGACGGGGCTTTGCAGCGCCTGCGGGAGCGGGGCTTTTTGTATGAACAGGAGGGCGCTCTGTGGTTTAAAGCCAGCGCTTTTGGTTTGGAGAAGGATGAAGTGGTGGTGCGTAAAAACGGCATTCCCACCTATTATGCCGCTGATATAGCCTATCACATGGACAAGTTTGACCGGGGTTTTGACCGGGTGATCAATGTTTGGGGTGCTGATCACCACGGTCATGTGGCCCGGATGAAGGGTGCCATAAAAGCCTTGGGTTACGACCCGGACGCCCTGGATGTGGTGTTGATGCAGCTGGTCAGGCTGTTTTCCGGCGGTGAAATTGTGCGCATGTCCAAGCGTACCGGTCAATTTGTCACCCTGGAAGAATTGGTGGATGAAGTGGGCCTGGACGCCGCCCGTTACTTCTTTATCATGCGCAGCGCCGACAGCCACCTGGACTTCGACCTGGACCTGGCCCGCACCCAGTCCAACGATAACCCGGTTTATTACGTGCAGTATGCCCATGCCCGTATTTGCAGCATTTTCCGCCAGCTGGCCGAACAGGGCGGGCAGCCTCCCCGGGCCGGCGATGTAAACCTGGAACTGCTGCGGGAGGAAGCCGAGCTGGCCCTGGCCCGCCGCCTGGCGGACTTCCCCGAAGAGGTGGCCCTGGCGGCCCGCCAGCTGGCACCGCACCGCATTGCCCGTTATGTGCACGAAGTGGCCGGACTGCTGCACAGTTTTTATAACGTACACCGGGTCATCACCGGTGATGTGGAATTAACCAGTGCCCGGCTGCTGCTGATGGAGGCCACCAGGGTGGTGCTGCGCAACGCGCTGGCCCTGTTAGGGGTACGGGCTCCGGAGAAAATGTAA